The following DNA comes from Deltaproteobacteria bacterium.
TCATGTTTCCGACGGTGCCCGCGATCGGCAGCACGTCCACCGTCGAGCCCTTCGGGAGATTGGGCTTCACCAGGTCGGCGATGCCGGCGCCGTAGTTGTACCACGCCGATCCGATGCCCACCGTCGCGAACCGGATCTGCACAGCATCCGCCGCGGCGACGGACGGCACCGCCAGGGCCACGGCGAGTACCGCGGCCGTCGTCCAACGTGACAAACGCTTACATCCGTTCATGTTGCCCATGTCTTGGTCCTCCTCTGGGCTGGTTGCTTCACGGCCTCGACTTGGTGGCTGCGGCGATGGTGATGACCGGTTTGGCCGCGACATTAGTTCATCCATCGCGGAACTGTCAACGGTGTCAGGGAACGGGGGTTCCTCCACCATCGATCATTGCGGGGTCGAGACCGTTCGCCTCGTGCCGTGCACGGGCGTCCAGGTGGAGGATTCGTGTCTCAGGCGGTGTGGTTAACCGTCCTGCAATGGTCCTCCAGCACCCGCGCCACGCAGCCCGTGAGGTTCATGGCCGTGTCGATGTGCAGGAACTCGTTGGGTCCGTGGGCGTTGGACCTGGGGCCCAACACCCCGGTGATCATGAACTGGGCCTTTGGGAACTTCTCGGCCAGCATGCCCATGAAGGGGATGGTGCCGCCTTCGCCCATGGCGCAGGCGTCCTTGCCGAAGAATTCTCGCGATGCCCGGGCCATGGACGCATCGAGCCACGGCTCGAACGCGGGTGCGTTCCAGCCGCCGGCGCCCATTCCCGGTTCGAAGGTGACCTTAGCCCCGTAGGGCCGATCCTGTGTCAGTACATCCTTGAGACAGGCAACCGCGGCGTCGGGATCGGCGGTAGGCGGGAGGCGCAAGGAAAGCTTGACGCCGGTTTCCGGCCGCAGGACGTTGCCGGCCTGATCCAGCCCGGGTAGCCCCGCGGCGCCGATGATTTCGAGCTGGGGCCGCCAGGTGCGGTTCAGCAGCAGTTCCGTGGGATCGCCGTCCGTCGGCGCGGTTCCGGGCTGAAAGGGATATTCTCCATACACCGCCGTGCCCAGCACCCGCGCCGCGGCCTTGGCCTGTTCGAGCCGGTCGGGCGGGATGTCCACGTGCAGGCCGGGCGGCAGAACCCGGCCCGTGCTCTCGTCCTCCAGGCGGCTCAACAGGCGCCGGAGGATACGGAAGCTCGACGGCACGATGCCGCTGGCCGCACCGGAATGAACCCCTTCGGTCAAGGTCGATACCGAGAGCGTGGCGTTGATCACGCCGCGCAAGGACGTGGTGACCCACAAGCGTTCGTAGTCGCCGCATCCGGAGTCCAGGCACACGACGAGTTCGGGCGTGCCGATCCGGTCCGCCAGCGCATCCACATAGTGGGGAAGGTCGAAGCTGCCGCTCTCCTCGCACGCCTCGATGAGGATGACGCAGCGCGCGCACGGAATGGATTCGAGTTGCAGCGCCCTGATGGCCGTCAGGGCGGCGAACATCCCGTAACCGTCGTCCGCTCCGCCGCGGCCGTAGAGCTTGCCGTCCTCCAGCACCGGCGTCCACGGCCCCAGCCCCGGCCGCCATCCCGATAAGGGAGGCTGCTTGTCGAGGTGGCCGTAGAGCAGCACCGTGCCCCGCCCCGATCCGGGAATTTCCATGAACAGCAGCGGCGTCCGGCCTTCGGTGCGGGCCACGTGAAGTTCCATGCCCGGAACGTTCTGATCCTTGGCCCAATTCGCGAACAACTCCACGGCCCGCTCCATGTGCCCGTGCTCCTGCCACCGCGGATCGAAAGCCGGAGACTCGTTGGGGATGGCGATGTATTCCCGCAGCGCGGGGACGATGCTGGTTCGCCAAGTGTCGTGTATGAATGTTTGAATCGCCATCGTGTTTCACCTGCAACCCGCGGGAAGC
Coding sequences within:
- a CDS encoding M20/M25/M40 family metallo-hydrolase, with the translated sequence MAIQTFIHDTWRTSIVPALREYIAIPNESPAFDPRWQEHGHMERAVELFANWAKDQNVPGMELHVARTEGRTPLLFMEIPGSGRGTVLLYGHLDKQPPLSGWRPGLGPWTPVLEDGKLYGRGGADDGYGMFAALTAIRALQLESIPCARCVILIEACEESGSFDLPHYVDALADRIGTPELVVCLDSGCGDYERLWVTTSLRGVINATLSVSTLTEGVHSGAASGIVPSSFRILRRLLSRLEDESTGRVLPPGLHVDIPPDRLEQAKAAARVLGTAVYGEYPFQPGTAPTDGDPTELLLNRTWRPQLEIIGAAGLPGLDQAGNVLRPETGVKLSLRLPPTADPDAAVACLKDVLTQDRPYGAKVTFEPGMGAGGWNAPAFEPWLDASMARASREFFGKDACAMGEGGTIPFMGMLAEKFPKAQFMITGVLGPRSNAHGPNEFLHIDTAMNLTGCVARVLEDHCRTVNHTA